GTCTTACTATTTATTTTgactatttctttctttttcttctgtcTCCAGGAACCTTATGGAATGCGGTTTCAGTGGTGAAATCCCTGAGTCCATAGGATCTCTAGAACAACTTATAACTCTGTAAGATTCTGATTGAAGCaagtctctcttttttttattccacTATATAAATCCATTAGTATTAATGTTTGTGTTTTCTCCGTACAGATCCCTTAACTCAAATAAATTTAGTGGAACAATTCCAGCTTCCATTGGACGATTATCTAAACTAAATTGGTTTGATATAGCTGACAATCAGATCGAAGGAACCATTCCAGTTTCTAATGGGACTTCTTCACCAGGACTGGACATGCTTCTTGAAACTAAGCATTTGTATGTATATAATACCAAATTTTCGCATTTCTCTTTGTATTTATAATCACTCCTCTTTAGTTTACTTTACTCTTTTTTACCTCCTCTTGCAGTCACTTTGGAAATAACACGCTTTCTGGGGATATCCCAGAAAAGCTCTTCTCCTCAAACATGACTTTAATACATGTGTAAGTTTCATATTACACGTCGAATAAAAAGGTTAcgagaaacaaaaaagagagagagagagtagtaaCTAAATAAGGGggtaaatattatttgttattttatcgTTAGGCTATTCGATGGAAACCAGTTCACAGGCAAAATCCCGAACAGCCTCGGCCTCGTTAAAACG
This Brassica oleracea var. oleracea cultivar TO1000 unplaced genomic scaffold, BOL UnpScaffold03325, whole genome shotgun sequence DNA region includes the following protein-coding sequences:
- the LOC106321851 gene encoding probable leucine-rich repeat receptor-like protein kinase At5g49770 → NLMECGFSGEIPESIGSLEQLITLSLNSNKFSGTIPASIGRLSKLNWFDIADNQIEGTIPVSNGTSSPGLDMLLETKHFHFGNNTLSGDIPEKLFSSNMTLIHVLFDGNQFTGKIPNSLGLVKTLTVLRLDRNKLTGDIPSSLNNLTDLNELYLADNRLTGSLPNLTSLANLYTLDVSNNQLTFSLIPSWISTLRSLST